One region of Eriocheir sinensis breed Jianghai 21 chromosome 36, ASM2467909v1, whole genome shotgun sequence genomic DNA includes:
- the LOC127007737 gene encoding secernin-3-like isoform X1, whose product MLAMMSPRPPPQSCDTFVVLPDLTKGGHVVFGKNSDRPREEVQEVVYRAAADHDGGSKVQCTYIEVDQVEHTHAVILSKPSWMWGAEMGANEHGVCVGNEAVWTKLLDDNDQEERLLGMDMVRLALERSTSAAMAVDVIAGLLESHGQGGACSEDEPDLTYHNSFLIADATEAWVLETAGNYWAAEQIKSGYRNISNALSIGTNIDRMSEGLAAAAQEKGLWDGSGTFSFSEAFAVEEDSAGGRKECGEKLLAELSKGGDFSLTQMFEVLRDEESGISRGTEHKHPTTGSMVSVISQGSKDRPSCHWFTGTPDPRRSVFKPFIFTNNVKISPHIQSPRLPDDQDPAKVVPRFASKVNRTHLLYRRQKAAAAKGDSTIWETLRQLEEKCVQETEACLENFDPERLSEMDDLFKDCVDSELKFYK is encoded by the exons ATGCTTGCAATG ATGTCTCCCCGCCCACCCCCTCAGTCCTGTGATACGTTCGTTGTCTTGCCGGACCTCACCAAGGGCGGCCATGTTGTCTTCGGCAAGAACTCTGACCGACCgagggaggaggtgcaggaggtggTGTACCGGGCAGCTGCAGACCATGACGGGGGCAGCAAGGTGCAG TGTACTTACATAGAGGTGGATCAGGTGGAGCACACTCATGCCGTGATCCTGAGCAAGCCGTCGTGGATGTGGGGTGCTGAGATGGGGGCCAACGAGCATGGGGTGTGTGTGGGCAACGAGGCTGTGTGGACCAAGCTGCTCGACGACAATGACCAGGAAGAAAGACTCCTTGGCATGGacatggtgag ACTTGCCCTGGAGCGCAGCACGTCAGCAGCGATGGCAGTGGATGTCATCGCAGGGTTGCTGGAGAGCCATGGGCAGGGCGGGGCGTGCTCTGAGGACGAGCCGGACCTGACCTACCACAATAGCTTCCTCATCGCTGACGCCACGGAAGCCTGGGTGCTGGAGACGGCCGGGAATTACTGGGCAGCTGAGCAGATCAAGA GTGGCTACAGGAACATCAGCAACGCACTCAGCATCGGGACCAATATTGACCGCATGAGTGAGGGGTTGGCGGCTGCAGCTCAGGAGAAGGGCTTATGGGACGGCAGCGGGACGTTTAGCTTCAGTGAGGCCTTTGCAGTGGAAGAGGACTCTGCCGGCGGTAGGAAAGAGTGTGGTGAGAAACTGCTGGCCGAACTGTCTAAAGGAG GTGACTTTTCCCTGACACAAATGTTTGAGGTGTTGCGAGACGAGGAGTCGGGGATATCACGCGGCACAGAACACAAGCATCCTACTACCGGGAGTATG GTGTCTGTGATAAGCCAGGGTAGCAAGGATCGGCCGAGCTGCCATTGGTTCACTGGTACCCCTGACCCCCGCCGCTCGGTGTTCAAGCCCTTCATCTTCACCAACAATGTCAAGATATCTCCACACATCCAGAGCCCTCGCTTGCCCGATGATCAGGACCCTGCCAAG GTGGTGCCACGGTTTGCTTCAAAGGTGAACCGGACTCACCTGCTGTACCGAAGGCAGAAAGCAGCAGCTGCCAAAGGAGACAGCACCATCTGGGAGACCCTGAGGCAGCTGGAGGAGAAGTGTGTGCAGGAGACAGAGGCCTGCCTAGAGAACTTTGATCCTGAAAGGCTGTCAGAGATggacgacctcttcaaggactgTGTTGACTCTGAGCTCAAGTTTTACAAGTAA
- the LOC127007737 gene encoding secernin-3-like isoform X2, with translation MLAMMSPRPPPQSCDTFVVLPDLTKGGHVVFGKNSDRPREEVQEVVYRAAADHDGGSKVQCTYIEVDQVEHTHAVILSKPSWMWGAEMGANEHGVCVGNEAVWTKLLDDNDQEERLLGMDMVRLALERSTSAAMAVDVIAGLLESHGQGGACSEDEPDLTYHNSFLIADATEAWVLETAGNYWAAEQIKSGYRNISNALSIGTNIDRMSEGLAAAAQEKGLWDGSGTFSFSEAFAVEEDSAGGRKECGEKLLAELSKGGKFDLRAMFTVLRDKKSGICMSDGMFITTSSQVSVISQGSKDRPSCHWFTGTPDPRRSVFKPFIFTNNVKISPHIQSPRLPDDQDPAKVVPRFASKVNRTHLLYRRQKAAAAKGDSTIWETLRQLEEKCVQETEACLENFDPERLSEMDDLFKDCVDSELKFYK, from the exons ATGCTTGCAATG ATGTCTCCCCGCCCACCCCCTCAGTCCTGTGATACGTTCGTTGTCTTGCCGGACCTCACCAAGGGCGGCCATGTTGTCTTCGGCAAGAACTCTGACCGACCgagggaggaggtgcaggaggtggTGTACCGGGCAGCTGCAGACCATGACGGGGGCAGCAAGGTGCAG TGTACTTACATAGAGGTGGATCAGGTGGAGCACACTCATGCCGTGATCCTGAGCAAGCCGTCGTGGATGTGGGGTGCTGAGATGGGGGCCAACGAGCATGGGGTGTGTGTGGGCAACGAGGCTGTGTGGACCAAGCTGCTCGACGACAATGACCAGGAAGAAAGACTCCTTGGCATGGacatggtgag ACTTGCCCTGGAGCGCAGCACGTCAGCAGCGATGGCAGTGGATGTCATCGCAGGGTTGCTGGAGAGCCATGGGCAGGGCGGGGCGTGCTCTGAGGACGAGCCGGACCTGACCTACCACAATAGCTTCCTCATCGCTGACGCCACGGAAGCCTGGGTGCTGGAGACGGCCGGGAATTACTGGGCAGCTGAGCAGATCAAGA GTGGCTACAGGAACATCAGCAACGCACTCAGCATCGGGACCAATATTGACCGCATGAGTGAGGGGTTGGCGGCTGCAGCTCAGGAGAAGGGCTTATGGGACGGCAGCGGGACGTTTAGCTTCAGTGAGGCCTTTGCAGTGGAAGAGGACTCTGCCGGCGGTAGGAAAGAGTGTGGTGAGAAACTGCTGGCCGAACTGTCTAAAGGAG GTAAATTTGACTTGAGGGCAATGTTCACAGTGTTGAGAGATAAGAAGTCAGGGATTTGCATGTCTGATGGAATGTTTATCACTACTTCATCACAG GTGTCTGTGATAAGCCAGGGTAGCAAGGATCGGCCGAGCTGCCATTGGTTCACTGGTACCCCTGACCCCCGCCGCTCGGTGTTCAAGCCCTTCATCTTCACCAACAATGTCAAGATATCTCCACACATCCAGAGCCCTCGCTTGCCCGATGATCAGGACCCTGCCAAG GTGGTGCCACGGTTTGCTTCAAAGGTGAACCGGACTCACCTGCTGTACCGAAGGCAGAAAGCAGCAGCTGCCAAAGGAGACAGCACCATCTGGGAGACCCTGAGGCAGCTGGAGGAGAAGTGTGTGCAGGAGACAGAGGCCTGCCTAGAGAACTTTGATCCTGAAAGGCTGTCAGAGATggacgacctcttcaaggactgTGTTGACTCTGAGCTCAAGTTTTACAAGTAA
- the LOC127007737 gene encoding secernin-3-like isoform X3: MSPRPPPQSCDTFVVLPDLTKGGHVVFGKNSDRPREEVQEVVYRAAADHDGGSKVQCTYIEVDQVEHTHAVILSKPSWMWGAEMGANEHGVCVGNEAVWTKLLDDNDQEERLLGMDMVRLALERSTSAAMAVDVIAGLLESHGQGGACSEDEPDLTYHNSFLIADATEAWVLETAGNYWAAEQIKSGYRNISNALSIGTNIDRMSEGLAAAAQEKGLWDGSGTFSFSEAFAVEEDSAGGRKECGEKLLAELSKGGDFSLTQMFEVLRDEESGISRGTEHKHPTTGSMVSVISQGSKDRPSCHWFTGTPDPRRSVFKPFIFTNNVKISPHIQSPRLPDDQDPAKVVPRFASKVNRTHLLYRRQKAAAAKGDSTIWETLRQLEEKCVQETEACLENFDPERLSEMDDLFKDCVDSELKFYK; the protein is encoded by the exons ATGTCTCCCCGCCCACCCCCTCAGTCCTGTGATACGTTCGTTGTCTTGCCGGACCTCACCAAGGGCGGCCATGTTGTCTTCGGCAAGAACTCTGACCGACCgagggaggaggtgcaggaggtggTGTACCGGGCAGCTGCAGACCATGACGGGGGCAGCAAGGTGCAG TGTACTTACATAGAGGTGGATCAGGTGGAGCACACTCATGCCGTGATCCTGAGCAAGCCGTCGTGGATGTGGGGTGCTGAGATGGGGGCCAACGAGCATGGGGTGTGTGTGGGCAACGAGGCTGTGTGGACCAAGCTGCTCGACGACAATGACCAGGAAGAAAGACTCCTTGGCATGGacatggtgag ACTTGCCCTGGAGCGCAGCACGTCAGCAGCGATGGCAGTGGATGTCATCGCAGGGTTGCTGGAGAGCCATGGGCAGGGCGGGGCGTGCTCTGAGGACGAGCCGGACCTGACCTACCACAATAGCTTCCTCATCGCTGACGCCACGGAAGCCTGGGTGCTGGAGACGGCCGGGAATTACTGGGCAGCTGAGCAGATCAAGA GTGGCTACAGGAACATCAGCAACGCACTCAGCATCGGGACCAATATTGACCGCATGAGTGAGGGGTTGGCGGCTGCAGCTCAGGAGAAGGGCTTATGGGACGGCAGCGGGACGTTTAGCTTCAGTGAGGCCTTTGCAGTGGAAGAGGACTCTGCCGGCGGTAGGAAAGAGTGTGGTGAGAAACTGCTGGCCGAACTGTCTAAAGGAG GTGACTTTTCCCTGACACAAATGTTTGAGGTGTTGCGAGACGAGGAGTCGGGGATATCACGCGGCACAGAACACAAGCATCCTACTACCGGGAGTATG GTGTCTGTGATAAGCCAGGGTAGCAAGGATCGGCCGAGCTGCCATTGGTTCACTGGTACCCCTGACCCCCGCCGCTCGGTGTTCAAGCCCTTCATCTTCACCAACAATGTCAAGATATCTCCACACATCCAGAGCCCTCGCTTGCCCGATGATCAGGACCCTGCCAAG GTGGTGCCACGGTTTGCTTCAAAGGTGAACCGGACTCACCTGCTGTACCGAAGGCAGAAAGCAGCAGCTGCCAAAGGAGACAGCACCATCTGGGAGACCCTGAGGCAGCTGGAGGAGAAGTGTGTGCAGGAGACAGAGGCCTGCCTAGAGAACTTTGATCCTGAAAGGCTGTCAGAGATggacgacctcttcaaggactgTGTTGACTCTGAGCTCAAGTTTTACAAGTAA